A window from Mya arenaria isolate MELC-2E11 chromosome 9, ASM2691426v1 encodes these proteins:
- the LOC128246390 gene encoding uncharacterized protein LOC128246390 translates to MCCDRKSKDDFGLKDVSVCTNISIRYPPSELSMSVNKIHEYSNNMSVCFLNMSCEMDVSNPPCIIEWSSDNDNLRYVYRNDWTNGQNGSSRFISNVRYNVTADMPGGTITCSTRCGHFPSVSDKSYTVSFSDVPILYLNITSPVALHPNITVVVKCFVVDLNNSEQWTLWWEDANKTVIQNCIKVEQCLLTLNYTGDGDKRYICNTRKSNELLRNSLTVSSSRTDEATTNPAKFVTQQWHLVLYAVAGILLVLLVTTFSVLLFRRCKPRCNCLD, encoded by the exons ATGTGCTGCGATAGGAAAAGCAAAGATGATTTTGGTCTTAAAGATGTTTCAGTATGCACAAACATCAGTATCAGAT ATCCACCGTCGGAGCTTTCGATGTCcgtaaacaaaatacatgaatatagtAACAATATGTCTGTCTGTTTCTTAAATATGTCTTGTGAAATGGATGTATCAAATCCGCCTTGCATAATTGAATGGTCAAGCGACAACGATAATTTGAGATATGTTTATAGGAACGATTGGACTAATGGACAAAATGGGAGTTCCCGTTTTATTTCCAACGTGCGTTACAATGTTACTGCAGACATGCCTGGGGGAACTATTACATGCTCAACAAGATGCGGTCATTTCCCTTCTGTTTCAGACAAAAGCTATACCGTGTCGTTTTCTG ATGTTCCGATTCTGTATTTGAACATAACGTCTCCTGTTGCTTTACATCCAAATATTACAGTGGTCGTTAAATGTTTCGTGGTTGACCTGAATAATTCAGAGCAATGGACTCTTTGGTGGGAAGATGCAAATAAAACTGTAATACAGAATTGTATCAAAGTAGAGCAATGCCTGTTAACATTGAATTATACAGGTGATGGTGATAAGAGGTACATTTGCAACACTCGGAAATCAAATGAGCTTCTGAGAAATTCCTTGACAGTTTCAAGCTCAAGGACAGATG AAGCAACAACCAACCCTGCAAAATTTGTAACCCAACAGTGGCATTTGGTGCTTTACGCGGTAGCTGGAATACTTCTAGTTTTACTTGTAACCACATTTTCCGTGCTTCTCTTTCGTCGGTGCAAACCTCGTTGTAATTGTTTAGATTGA